In Miscanthus floridulus cultivar M001 chromosome 5, ASM1932011v1, whole genome shotgun sequence, one genomic interval encodes:
- the LOC136450712 gene encoding uncharacterized protein: protein MEMFFGSFLSESASSQNLFSHPDVERCPFLRNINGATTFSFTSALPVAARGGKGPIFEDGPGFESAFKLFHGRDGIVPLSERSYVSDENHNDSIDVKTEPALPFNPLAARAASISLSAFGPFGFGFFNNKGKRQNKKPNNLDQSHQKPKTPDQSSIKQKGVNPPSHEAFSDEWLENGQCPLARSYRAMSGVLPLVAKALQPPAVMKLKCPPAVVAVRAALARTVLVKSLRPQPLPSKMVAIALLGMAANIPLGVWREHTKKFSPQWFAAVHAAVPFIAMLRKSVVMPRTAMAFTIAASIVGQTIGSRAERIRLKNQAAKGTGDSSTNTAMYPNKIGNCSNTEGKAWDPLATKITGSVARGSPAPTPSMCF from the exons ATGGAAATGTTTTTCGGCAGCTTTCTCAGTGAATCAGCATCATCGCAGAACCTTTTCAGTCACCCGGATGTTGAGAGATGCCCATTCCTGAGGAACATCAATGGAGCTACAACCTTTTCCTTCACTTCTGCTTTGCCAGTAGCT GCCCGAGGAGGCAAGGGTCCAATTTTTGAGGATGGACCAGGTTTTGAGTCAGCATTCAAGCTTTTCCATGGCCGAGATGGAATAGTTCCCCTTTCAGAAAGATCATATGTATCTGATGAAAACCACAATGACAGCATTGATGTCAAGACTGAACCTGCTCTGCCATTTAATCCATTGGCTGCTAGAGCAGCCTCAATAAGTCTATCAGCATTTGGACCATTTGGTTTTGGCTTCTTCAACAACAAGGGCAAAAGGCAGAACAAGAAGCCCAACAATCTAGATCAGTCACACCAGAAGCCCAAGACACCAGATCAGTCTTCCATAAAA CAAAAAGGAGTCAACCCACCATCACATGAGGCATTCAGCGATGAGTGGTTGGAAAATGGCCAGTGCCCACTTGCGCGGTCTTACCGGGCAATGAGTGGTGTTCTGCCCCTTGTCGCCAAGGCTTTACAGCCACCAGCTGTTATGAAGCTGAAGTGCCCACCTGCTGTGGTTGCTGTCCGAGCTGCCCTTGCACGAACTGTGCTTGTGAAATCCCTGCGACCACAGCCCCTGCCCTCAAAGATGGTAGCCATTGCACTACTGGGGATGGCGGCAAACATCCCTCTTGGGGTGTGGCGGGAGCACACCAAGAAGTTCTCTCCTCAGTGGTTTGCAGCTGTCCATGCCGCTGTTCCGTTCATTGCAATGCTGAGGAAGTCTGTTGTGATGCCCAGGACTGCGATGGCATTCACCATAGCAGCCTCCATTGTTGGACAGACTATCGGGTCAAGGGCCGAGCGCATCCGTCTAAAGAATCAGGCGGCAAAGGGTACTGGTGATTCTTCAACAAATACTGCTATGTATCCAAACAAGATTGGGAATTGTAGCAACACTGAAGGCAAGGCATGGGATCCCCTCGCGACGAAGATAACAGGTTCAGTTGCTAGGGGTTCTCCTGCACCAACACCAAGCATGTGCTTCTGA
- the LOC136453516 gene encoding zinc finger protein ZAT8-like, whose protein sequence is MVMTLTRHEAEESKEMEGLRAHAEALLTLSSPAGSGGTSSAAARRAMAAEAVFECKTCSKRFPSFQALGGHRTSHTRLQARMLSDPAAAAAERDRARVHECAVCGLEFSMGQALGGHMRRHRGEAPPPAAHDDPAAQTDRDMPDLNMPPLDDGNGSGSGSGDGQGPQQPDDDRSPEPQLLNLLV, encoded by the coding sequence ATGGTCATGACGCTTACGAGACACGAAGCGGAGGAGAGCAAGGAGATGGAGGGCctccgggcgcacgccgaggcgctgCTCACGCTGTCGTCGCCCGCCGGCAGCGGCGGCACGTCCTCGGCCGCGGCGCGCAGGGCCATGGCGGCGGAGGCCGTGTTCGAGTGCAAGACGTGCAGCAAGCGCTTCCCGTCGTTCCAGGCGCTCGGCGGGCACCGCACCAGCCACACGCGGCTGCAGGCGCGGATGCTCAGcgacccggcggcggcggcggccgagagGGACAGGGCGCGGGTGCACGAGTGCGCCGTCTGCGGCCTCGAGTTCTCCATGGGCCAGGCGCTCGGCGGCCACATGCGCCGCCACAGGGGCGAGGCGCCGCCACCAGCCGCGCACGACGACCCCGCGGCGCAGACGGACCGGGACATGCCGGACCTCAACATGCCGCCGTTGGACGACGGcaacggcagcggcagcggcagcggcgatgGCCAAGGTCCACAGCAGCCGGATGATGATCGCAGCCCGGAGCCTCAGCTGCTCAACCTGCTTGTATAG